The Mauremys reevesii isolate NIE-2019 linkage group 1, ASM1616193v1, whole genome shotgun sequence genome segment caggtggGGCTCCGAGGAAGCCAGAGAGCCCTGCACCCACCTCTGCAGTcagctgtgactctcagccagccggtaaaatgGAAGGTTTATTAGTCAAAAGGTACACAGCATAGAccagaacttgttagcacagtaatcagtgactttcagcctggAGTTCACACCTCATAGAAGCCGGGAGCTCGTAACCTCCAGCTAGTTCTGAAAACCTCAGATTCACTTTGAGAGTatggctcaggctcaggctcccTCTTCCAGCCTTTCCTCTGCATCCCACCCAATGAACAGCCCATGCCAGAGCGGGAGTCCGTTTCTCTCTTGGTGTGACAGGGAGACCATGGTTATGGCAgggaaatcaggactcctggttttTTTCTGTCATCCTGCCACCAAAtctctgtgacctctgtgagccacctctccccctgcctcagtttacctatctgtataatggggatatgttcatAGTGACTTTCCTTAGCTAGGTGTTTTGAAGATCCTTCAATAAAAGGTGCCGCACAGTATGGTgatagttactggtgagaattattgatctctgatcccttagcAACAGCCCTATATGCCTCCTGAAAGTGCTTGTGTCTCCCCTCAGGCATCTTTCTCCAGATGTATATGTTTACTATCTACACAGAAGTCCTAGGCATTTGCAGGGTTTCAGACCCTAAGGAGATCTAGGCATTATTCCTTGTTTTCTTGCtaatcaactataatttttaaatatacacagatACACAGAgtagccaattcctctctgactcagcacagagtCCAAGAGTTcccatctccctttgggaaggtcccttaattactgtttactcctaaagctggataaaaAGCACAAAAGTGCAAACATGGAAAGAAACACTGGCTAGAGTTTCTCCAGTCTCCAGTCTGTTTACATCCAGATGCTGCTTCTCCACTAGAGGTTGACCGAACcccactgggattgcacagagctgtACTATAAACGGTGCACACTCCTGTGTGGGatgttgctgcagatgctggagtgagagaggtgtgggacacggctacctgagggggagTCCCAAGGAAGACACTTCCATCTAGCGATTCACAGGTACcagctcttgctgaggagctcatcTGCTTgacaaacccagtgcaacatGGGCGTGATGCGATAGAGTATAGGTCTGTCGTCTTTTCACTCTGCACAGCCATTAAACATCCCAGGGCCTTTGCCACAGTTGATGGGCCTTTGCTCAAGTGGCATGGGCCAAAATGTCACTCTTTCCTGTGCTTCCCCTCGCTGGCTCATGGCCTCTAGCCCCgaggaggtggctgcatttccctgGCACAATTGATCTTTCAGGATGAAAAGTGTTAGTAGATGGACAATACAAGACCAAATTATGAGTCCCAGGCCTGTATGTTGCTCAGGCCCCACCAAGGAAAACTCGCCTTGGAGTAGGAAGTGTGTAAAGACCTGAGAAGCCAGCTGTCTGTTAATgctcctcttgcatttcagggctctggctgttcaGGGAGGCTGTTacctgaatttcatctgctgtaaATCATGGAGGTACTAGGGCTCCTCACTAGAATAATTCTAAGAACATTTCTACATGGGCAAGAGATATTGTCTCCTAACTTCATTTGAGAAGTTGGCTGAACCGGATCACTTTGCATTTGattgtattaaaacattttgtttgcatgggTCCAGCTCACTTAACACTCCAGATCAATCAGTGTGCCTGCCCCGGCCTCCTCATTGTGACCACTCCGCTAGTCTTTTGGTCATCTGCcaattttatctgcagtgattttctatttgcttacaaatcattgatgaaaatattggtGAGCCTAGAACTGATCTGTGCAGAACTCCACTATAAACGCACTGATTCAATTGCAGTGGGCCATTGAGAACTGCTTTCTGAGAGCTGCCATTCAGTCATTTTtgtctatttaatgtatgctctACTGATATTGTAGAGTGttcgggttttttttttaatcttaatgtTTTCCCCCAGTAAATCAAATGCCTCAGAGAAGTCAAAGTCTATTGCACCTGCGTAGTTCACTTCATCAACCAAACGTACTCTAATTGAAGGAGGAAATCGGATGTATTTGACAAgccctattttccataaaccatgttgttgactgacattaattatattcctagacttttttttaactaatcccagaccagcttttccattgtttcctaaccctgtcaattttttaaaaactttccctttattcttaatagtttatgtttaacacagaactgtcctgtatttgccttttgtttgtttgtttgttttggctcTACTGCTGCCTGCTTGTATATTTTTGGTTCCGAATGAGATGTGATCTAGCAgctcgtaactctggtgttcgtaattCTAAGATTCTACTGATGACGCTCTTTAACATCCTCCTTAActactaatggactggaaagtatttcatcGCCTCATGTGATatgagtacacctctacctcgatataacgcaacccaatataacatgaatttggatataacacagtaaagccgTGCTCGGgcggaaggggggcggggggctgtgctctccagtggatcaaagcaggttcgaggacagcgttatgtcaaggtagaggtgtacctcatactgcttctttccaaatgcagaacaaaaatatttcttcaaCACATCTACCTTTTATGCAACATTAAAAGTTTCCTTTCTTCCTCTAGGAATAGGCCTAAAACTTTTCTAGGATTTCGTTTTGTCTTTAATTTAAGTaataaccttctttttgttatcATTAGCCCTGCCAAGAATGGATTTGTCCCTTATGTCTTCAAAGTCATTACATATTTTAATAACTTCTAATTTGTATTGTTTGCTatctattttctcttttttctcaTTTGTATATTGCTTTTTCCACACCttacagctgccttcactttgccactgaaccCAGTTTTTAGCCAAAGTGGACCACTTTCTTGACTGTGGACTCATGGCTTTTTAGCTATCcaataaactcttcttaaagaactcccaattttcattcccatttttgtgtCTAAATTTTTGTCCCAATCAGTTTCGCTGACAATTTGACTCAGCTTTGGAGATATAGTCCCTTTGAAGAACTAAGTGTCTGTAGATATTACTGGTTGGGAACTATATGTCCATTTCAATGTAATCGGTTCCattctttattttcctttcctctaTCATATGCCTCCCTAATTTTCCTCTTCTCTAAACCAAACAGTAATAGACTTTTCAGTCTATCCACATCTGACAGCTTCCCCCATTCTCACAGCCGGTCTCATAAATCCCCTTTCTATCTGTTATATCCTTTCTATAGACTGGGTGACCAAAACTGACCACATATCCAGAGCAAATTATTCTCCATCCTGTTCCTTAAGCAGCCGATCATTGTCTTTGTTTGGTCCACTGCTGTGAATATTCAGGTGTATCTGTGAGGCTGCTATCAATGATGTCCAGGTCTTTTCCCTGAGGTGTGTTCTAGATGGGAAGTTTCCCCCTAGCACATGTCCTggcaaaagtttgttttttttccactctCAGATGATGGATAACCTGTATCCACACTCGTGTTTCCAGCTGGTGCCTAATAAGGTTTCACACACCACGACATGTAGAATTATTGATGCATAGAGCAGCATCGAATATGGAATTGGCGTTAGTAGGGCcagttgttcataattcatttatctgaataattaaagtgtcatttttcagtgtgcaAAGAGCTTCCcgcatgagaacagcctccagttGTGCTTGAAGTGTCATATATTAACATTGACTCTCCATCCAGGCATTTGTATTGCGACCAACACCCTAGatcctgggcacatacaggaagacAGGGGAACGTACAGTACATTCAGGAGACACCgttctgcctcagagttggacaccttctcccccaCTCTATGCCAGGTTTGAACACAactgacttcaccaacccctccaccttcatcctgctgggcattcctggcctggaggcagcccatgtctggatctccatccccttctgtgccatgtacgccatagccatgctggggaacttcaccatcctgtttgTCGTGAAGAGGGAGCCAATCCTCCAGGgccccatgtactatttcctctgcatgctggctgtcaccgacctggtcctgtccacaTCCATCCTTCCCAAATTGCTGAGCATcatctggttcaattccagggcgatcgatttcagtgcctgcctcacccagatgtacttcattcactgcttcttaGCAACGGAGTCTGGGATcttcgtggccatggctttggatcgctacgtggccatctgtgaccccctgagacattccaccacccTGACAAACCCAGTGGTAGCCAAGATCGGACTGGCCGTGCTGCTGCATGGCAGCATGCTTGCACTGCCCTATCCCTTCTTGGCaaggcagtggccatattgcagaaccaacctTATCCCCCACTCATACTGTGAGCACAtggctgtggtgaagctggcctgcgccgacacccgcatcagtagttactacggcctctttgtgctattctgtgtgaagggtctggatgtgttttttatcgcCATGTCCTATATcgagatcctcagggccatcttcaacctccccacaaaggacgcccagctcaagacttttgggacctgcggctcccacctctgtgtcatcttagccttttacataccaggtctcttctcctcccttatGCACCGGTTTGGTAGCAATGTGGCCCTGCATTTCCACATTCTCATTGCCAACATTTacctcctggtgccccccatggtacaccccatcatctacggagtgaggaccaaacagatccgggacaggctttTCTACCTCATTACTAATAAAAGGACCTAAAGTTTTCatctgggcctctggctctcaGACCAAGCTCCGTGAAGAACTGGCTAGTGAAATGGTTCCAGGcactcttccctgaatcactgactGGACAATCAAAGAGACATTTAATCCTTTCCTGGCCTTGCAGTGCTGTGTCAGCATGACAGACTGGGAAATTGGTATGTTAAGAACTCACTGGGTTGGCAgttttctaattgctggtaattGAACCCCTAGGAACataggaacggccatactgagtcacatgataggtccatctaacccagtatcctgtcttccaacagtggccaatctCAGGTTCCCCACAGGGAAGGAacaaaacagggaatcatcaagtcgTCCATAtgctgtcgcccattcccagcttctggcaaacagagcctaggaaaaccatagaatcatagaagattagggttggaagaggaggttatctagtccaaacccctgctccaagcatgaccaacaccaactaaataatcccagacagggctttgtcaacccaggccttaaaaacctctaaggatggagatcccaccacctTCCTAAGTAACgtatcccagtgcttcaccagcctcctagtgaaatagtgtttcctaatagccaacctagacctcccccactgcaacttaagaccatcgctccttgttctgtcatctgccaccactgagaacagctgagcgccatcctctttggaacccctcttcaggtagttgaaatctgctatcaaatccccatcactcttctcttctgcagaccaagcaaggcaggggttctcaaactgggggtcaggacccctgagggggtcgcgaggttattccAGGGgttcgcgagctgtcagcctccactgaaaacccactttgcctccagcatttataatggtgttaaatatataaaaagagggttttttaatttataaagagggggtcgcattcagaggattgctgtgtggaaggggtcaccagtacaaaagtttgagagccactaaaacaagcccagttccctcagcctctgtaagtcatgtgccccagcccactgatcatttttgttgccctccgctggactttctccagtttgttcacatcctttctgtagtggggggaccaaaactggacgcagtactccagatgtggcctcaccactccctaatagaggggaataatcacttccctccatctgctagcaatgctcctactaatgcagcccgaTATGCCATTagcattcttggcaacaagggcacactgctgactcatatccagcttctcatccactgtaacccccaggtccttttctgcagaactgctgcttagccagtcagtccccagcctgtagcagtgcatgagattcttccatcctaaatgcaggactctgcatttgtacttgttgaacctcatcatatttcttttggcccaatacaAAACACACCATCTCTGCTATTTAACTGGACCTCAAGGAATTAAactcaagtctgtatgtatattgatcttttaaccaacactctgcctcttttctttttaaataaattttagtttagttaacaaGAATTAACTATAagcatgtattttgggtaagatctaagttataattggatgTGGGATTGTGGCTGATCTTTTGGGGTTGGAAGAatcttttattttatatgatgagataagattttcagtaatcatcatcatatctgacatgtgtgtctggatggagtcCTGAGGCTGGACACTTTAAGGAAACTGCAttatttggacttctgagtaaccagtgaggtactataaaaggtgttttgtgctggctttgtAAATCTGAGTATTGGAATATCctatccaccagcttttggggtttgtctgccccattgtGTTTGCAGTTCACTCTAATTGAGTGACCTCGGCTGTCTCCCATGGGcagcctctccccccagcttagcattatctgtgaacttgctgagggtgcagtccatgccatcatccagatcattaataaggatgttgaacaaaactggccccaggatcgACACCTGGGggactctgcttgataccggctgtcaactagtcatcgagctgttgatcactacccattgagaccGACAATCAAGCCAGCTTTCTAACCACCTCATAGTCctttcatccaatccatacttttttaacttgctggcaagaatactttgGAAGACTGtagcaaaagctttgctaaagtcaagatataacatgtccactgctttccccatatccacagagccaattatctcatcatggaaggcaatcaggttggtcaggcatgacttgcccttggtgaatccatgatgatagttcctgatcaccttcctctcctccaagtgcttcaaaatggtttcctttagGACCTGCTccaggatttttccagggacttaaGTGAGGCTGTAGTTCCCTAGATGcgccttcttcccttttttaaagatgggcactacattcaCCTGttgttatagacttggccttcacaacatcctctggcaaggagttccacaagttacctgtgtgttgtgtgaagaaatacttccttttgtttgttttaaacctgctgcctattaatttaattgggcgacccctagttcttgtgttatgagaaggaataaataacactgcCCTATTTAcattttccacaccagtcatgattttatagagctctatcctatccccccttagtcatctcttttccaagatgaaaagttccaatcttattaatctctcttcactGGGAAGCAGTTCCACAACCCTGGAActgtttttgtttcccctttctgAACcattttccagttccaatatatttTTCTCAGATGGGGTTACCagatctgtatgcagtattcaagatgtgggagtaccatgaatttatatagaggcaatatgatattttctgtattattatcgATCCCCTTCCTTATGAttactaacattctgttagctttttgcaACTAAAGggttaataataaaaatgaagaagAGTTATAAATGgctaatatataatatatatataaatgatttTTCAGTGTTCAGGGATCAGGATCATATCactgatggaataaactgctagcttgcaaaagtctctctgaAAATTACCCAAGCAGGTTGGGGGGTCATCATCCTTGTTCAGAGCTTTCTTGTTGGAAACCCAGTACAGAGaaatgaagacaagatggagatgtcTCGAGGgtccttttatatcctctgccctgTCCCAAACAAGAGCCCACAGCCCAGGTGCCTGGAAAATTACTAGTCTAAGTGGgtgtccagggtcacatgagcatatccCATGTCCTTACATGCTTTGATTTCTCACAAGGGCAATCACTGAccattgtgacagacccagaccagtggggtacaggagtctggtagagggcaaatatactggtcactggatgagtagttttctgttccctgagtgaccagagcaggggctgcaccagagtaatcaggaacctgctagaaccaattaaggcagacgggctgattagatcacctgcagccaatcaaggcaggctaatcagggcacctgggtttaaaaagaaactcacttcagtttgtggtgtgcgtgtgaggagctgggagcaagaggcgcaaggagctgagagtgagagggtgtagctgctggaggactgaggaataCAAGCTTTAttagacaccaggaggaaggtcatgtggtgaggataaagaaggtgtttggcggaggccatggggaagtagcccagggagttgtagctgtcatgcagctgttacaagaggcgcTTTAGACAgatgcaatccacagggccctgggctggaacccggagtagagggtgggcccgggttcccccaaaaCCTCACAACTCCTGATCAGATACAGGAggggttgacccagactgtgggttccaccagaggggaagatctctgaggtgagcaaatctgccaataagcgcaggacccaccaaggtagaggaggaactttgtcacaccataTTATTGCAGAGGTGAGTTTCTTCTCTGGACCATTGTGAGAGCTAAGTGTTCTTGTTGGCCCTCCACACATCGCTGTCTGGTTTTATGCACCTGAGTGGTGTTTCCAAGGAATACAACACAGGTTTAAGATACCAGTACATTGCCAATAATCATAACTTCAGACACAAAGATGATACAttcatataaacaggataatcatactttgcgaatcataacttttccatggACACCTGACCTGACATGCTTTGTGTTGGGATGGTGCCAAATTGGCGTGGCCATACTGAATGAATGGTGAGAATATGGCTTGACATAACTGAACTGCAAAAGAGATTCTGGGAGCAGAATCTTGTCTTAGCATCAGGCAGATGCCAGTGGTGAAACTGACTGGCTACATGTTGCGTGTATGATCAATACTCATCTTTGAGTCAGCAAATATGTCCACGTGAAAGCAAACAACATGTGTAGAAC includes the following:
- the LOC120404314 gene encoding olfactory receptor 52R1-like, which translates into the protein MPGLNTTDFTNPSTFILLGIPGLEAAHVWISIPFCAMYAIAMLGNFTILFVVKREPILQGPMYYFLCMLAVTDLVLSTSILPKLLSIIWFNSRAIDFSACLTQMYFIHCFLATESGIFVAMALDRYVAICDPLRHSTTLTNPVVAKIGLAVLLHGSMLALPYPFLARQWPYCRTNLIPHSYCEHMAVVKLACADTRISSYYGLFVLFCVKGLDVFFIAMSYIEILRAIFNLPTKDAQLKTFGTCGSHLCVILAFYIPGLFSSLMHRFGSNVALHFHILIANIYLLVPPMVHPIIYGVRTKQIRDRLFYLITNKRT